A window of the Streptomyces sp. NBC_01351 genome harbors these coding sequences:
- a CDS encoding Rieske (2Fe-2S) protein, translating to MPASQSAARRTVLKGAAALAGAVGGGATLAACSTETNSGNGSPAVPTEPVELGAASEVPVGGAKLYREKKLMVSCPAEGQYKAFSAQCTHAGCVLDKIDKGEGNCPCHGSRFDVTTGKALKGPATDPLPAVPVKVENGKLIAG from the coding sequence ATGCCCGCGTCGCAGTCCGCAGCCCGCCGTACCGTCCTCAAGGGAGCCGCCGCGCTCGCCGGGGCCGTCGGCGGCGGTGCGACCCTCGCGGCCTGTTCCACCGAGACGAACAGCGGCAACGGCAGCCCGGCGGTCCCGACCGAGCCGGTCGAACTGGGCGCGGCGAGCGAGGTCCCGGTGGGCGGCGCGAAGCTGTACCGGGAGAAGAAGCTGATGGTCAGCTGCCCGGCGGAGGGCCAGTACAAGGCCTTCAGCGCGCAGTGCACGCACGCCGGCTGCGTCCTGGACAAGATCGACAAGGGCGAGGGCAACTGCCCCTGCCACGGCAGCCGCTTCGACGTGACCACCGGCAAGGCCCTGAAGGGCCCGGCCACGGACCCGCTGCCGGCCGTCCCGGTCAAGGTGGAGAACGGCAAGCTGATCGCGGGCTAG